In one Caballeronia sp. M1242 genomic region, the following are encoded:
- a CDS encoding efflux RND transporter periplasmic adaptor subunit: MTEKNHASLAIPARDPDEGPALPPRNLEWKRAKIAIVIVLALLAIGAARTVVSDLMHSRSVATRTQQNAQQYVNVASPTQTDGSGETTLPGTLRGFVESPIYARATGYLLHWYVDIGARVKQGQLLADLDTPEIDQELAQAVAQRDQTASSLGLAKTSLERWKQLRQRDAVSQQELDERQSTYNQDVANLAAADANVKRLRQLESFKRIVAPFAGVVTQRNVDVGDLIDAGSGASRALFALAQSDPLRVYVQLPQAYAQNVSVGQQVVVTQAELPGQQFHGKITHISGAIDVPTRSLQIEVTLPNADGRLRPGAYVQVAVPSVAHARLIVPGNALLFRSEGPRLAVVDSSGHVHLHKIVIAQDLGQTLEIESGIEANDKIIINPSDSVADGDHVVIAPQQGQQHEQQQQPQQTEQQASDKKAAS; the protein is encoded by the coding sequence ATGACTGAAAAGAACCACGCATCGCTGGCCATTCCCGCTCGCGATCCCGACGAAGGCCCGGCGTTGCCGCCGCGCAACCTCGAATGGAAGCGCGCGAAGATTGCAATCGTGATCGTGCTCGCGCTGCTTGCGATAGGCGCCGCGCGCACGGTCGTGAGCGACCTCATGCATAGCCGTTCGGTCGCCACGCGCACGCAGCAGAACGCGCAGCAATACGTCAACGTGGCGTCGCCGACACAGACAGACGGCAGCGGCGAAACCACGCTGCCGGGCACGTTGCGCGGCTTCGTCGAGTCGCCGATCTACGCGCGCGCAACCGGTTATCTGCTGCACTGGTACGTCGATATCGGCGCGCGCGTGAAGCAGGGACAATTGCTCGCCGATCTCGACACGCCCGAGATCGATCAGGAACTCGCGCAGGCCGTCGCGCAACGCGACCAGACCGCATCGAGTCTCGGGCTCGCGAAGACATCGCTCGAACGGTGGAAGCAATTGCGCCAACGCGATGCCGTTTCCCAGCAGGAACTGGATGAACGCCAGAGCACCTATAACCAGGATGTCGCCAACCTCGCGGCAGCCGATGCCAACGTGAAGCGCCTGCGCCAGCTCGAATCGTTCAAGCGTATCGTCGCGCCGTTCGCCGGCGTCGTCACGCAGCGCAATGTCGATGTCGGCGATCTCATCGATGCAGGCAGTGGCGCGAGTCGTGCGCTCTTCGCGCTCGCGCAGTCCGATCCGTTGCGCGTGTATGTGCAACTGCCGCAGGCCTACGCGCAGAACGTGTCGGTCGGGCAGCAGGTGGTCGTCACGCAAGCCGAGCTCCCCGGGCAACAGTTCCACGGCAAGATCACGCATATCTCCGGCGCGATCGACGTGCCCACGCGTTCGCTGCAAATCGAAGTGACGCTGCCCAATGCCGATGGACGTCTGCGCCCCGGTGCGTATGTGCAGGTCGCGGTGCCGTCCGTCGCGCACGCGCGTCTGATCGTTCCCGGCAATGCGTTGCTGTTTCGCTCGGAAGGTCCGCGCCTGGCCGTCGTCGATTCGAGCGGACACGTGCATCTGCACAAGATCGTCATCGCGCAGGACCTCGGGCAGACGCTGGAAATCGAGAGCGGCATCGAAGCGAACGACAAGATCATCATCAACCCGAGCGACTCGGTGGCGGACGGCGATCATGTCGTGATCGCGCCGCAACAAGGCCAGCAGCACGAGCAGCAGCAACAACCGCAGCAAACCGAGCAGCAGGCGAGCGACAAGAAGGCCGCATCATGA